The Verrucomicrobium spinosum DSM 4136 = JCM 18804 genome includes a region encoding these proteins:
- a CDS encoding preprotein translocase subunit SecA, whose amino-acid sequence MSALERILKQSLAREKAVSQLSDEALQGQWCQWSFDLLRQLTTLERILPEALAVVKEAAFRAGGLRAYPCQTRAIIALLEPAITEVATGEGKTLITALAACLRALPKRGVHVATVNAYLSERDFEFATPIAARLGLTVGYLKQEQSHAEKRAAYQCDITYGTGYDFGFDYLRDQLALLKHAQHGPSFRLRNLLTGREHPEAEVVQRSLASAIVDEIDSVLIDEAASPLVIAQPSTERTVPEAYLTAHEAAQSLQEGHDFILDARGRNARLTEEGRAAANQRPGIPWDALVRPWHQYLTNALNAHHAFHHGEHYILQEGKVVIVDEFTGRAHEERSWQQGLHQAVAAKEGVDIPPESHTAASITRQRYFRLYDSLSGLTGTGSESRKEFHHFFQLPVRPIEPNKPSRRLSLPDRVYRSRETMLQAVAAEVKQRWLTQQPVLVGTRTIKISEDLAAILTGIGVPHRVLNARQDSEENDIIAQAGQPGSVVVATNMAGRGTHISLPPEALALGGLHVIGVERSESLRVDRQLAGRCARQGQPGTSLFFLSAEDNLMEQFAPDTGKQLARMAADPDGRLPDATARLFSTLQTRVQKLRYAQRIQMEQRDRWMDQTRKSLA is encoded by the coding sequence ATGTCAGCTCTTGAGCGTATCCTTAAACAATCCCTGGCCCGGGAAAAAGCCGTCTCCCAGCTTTCGGACGAGGCGCTCCAGGGGCAATGGTGCCAGTGGAGCTTTGACCTGCTGAGACAGCTCACCACTCTGGAGCGGATCCTGCCGGAAGCACTGGCGGTGGTGAAAGAGGCCGCCTTTCGCGCGGGTGGCCTGCGCGCCTACCCCTGCCAGACGAGGGCGATCATTGCCCTGCTGGAGCCCGCCATCACCGAGGTGGCCACTGGGGAGGGCAAGACCCTCATCACCGCCCTGGCGGCATGCCTGCGGGCCCTGCCAAAGCGGGGCGTCCACGTGGCCACGGTGAACGCCTACCTCTCGGAGCGCGACTTTGAATTCGCCACCCCCATTGCGGCCCGGCTGGGCCTCACTGTAGGGTACTTGAAGCAGGAGCAGAGCCACGCGGAGAAGCGCGCCGCCTACCAGTGCGACATCACCTACGGCACGGGGTACGACTTTGGCTTCGACTACCTGCGCGACCAACTGGCCCTGCTGAAGCACGCCCAACATGGGCCCAGCTTCCGGCTGCGCAATCTCCTCACGGGCCGGGAGCACCCGGAGGCAGAGGTGGTGCAGCGCTCTCTGGCCAGCGCCATTGTGGATGAGATCGACAGCGTGCTCATTGATGAGGCGGCCTCTCCGCTCGTCATCGCCCAGCCGTCCACCGAGCGCACGGTGCCCGAGGCCTACCTCACCGCCCATGAGGCGGCGCAGAGCCTGCAGGAAGGCCACGACTTCATCCTCGATGCGCGGGGACGCAATGCCCGCCTCACCGAGGAGGGACGTGCCGCCGCCAACCAGCGCCCGGGCATTCCCTGGGACGCGCTCGTGCGGCCGTGGCACCAGTACCTGACGAATGCACTGAATGCCCACCACGCCTTTCACCATGGGGAGCACTACATCCTCCAGGAGGGCAAGGTGGTGATCGTGGATGAGTTCACCGGGCGCGCCCACGAGGAGCGCTCCTGGCAGCAGGGCCTGCACCAGGCAGTGGCCGCCAAGGAGGGCGTGGACATCCCGCCCGAGAGCCACACCGCCGCCAGCATCACCCGCCAGCGCTACTTCCGCCTCTATGACAGCCTCTCCGGCCTCACCGGGACCGGGTCGGAGAGCCGCAAGGAGTTCCACCACTTCTTCCAGCTCCCGGTGCGCCCGATCGAGCCCAACAAGCCCAGCCGCCGCCTGTCCCTGCCAGATCGCGTGTACCGCAGCCGGGAGACCATGCTCCAGGCCGTGGCGGCGGAGGTGAAACAGCGCTGGCTCACCCAGCAACCCGTGCTGGTGGGCACCCGCACCATCAAGATCAGTGAGGATCTTGCCGCCATCCTCACCGGCATCGGAGTGCCCCACCGCGTGCTCAATGCCCGCCAGGACTCCGAGGAGAACGACATCATCGCCCAGGCCGGGCAGCCGGGCAGCGTGGTGGTGGCCACGAACATGGCCGGCCGCGGCACCCATATCTCCCTGCCACCAGAGGCCCTCGCCCTGGGTGGCCTGCACGTCATCGGCGTCGAGCGCAGCGAGTCCCTCCGCGTGGACCGCCAGCTCGCGGGCCGGTGCGCCCGCCAGGGCCAGCCCGGCACCTCCCTCTTCTTCCTCAGTGCCGAAGACAATCTCATGGAACAGTTCGCCCCCGATACAGGGAAACAACTCGCCCGCATGGCCGCCGATCCTGACGGACGTTTGCCAGACGCCACCGCCCGCCTATTCTCCACACTGCAAACCCGCGTGCAAAAGCTCCGCTACGCCCAGCGCATCCAGATGGAACAGCGTGACCGCTGGATGGACCAGACCCGCAAAAGCCTCGCATGA
- a CDS encoding efflux RND transporter periplasmic adaptor subunit, with product MKSFTQTPGPALIAVALSLIAMAAGGTQAADSQVLTFLRPIHEINLASAESGVVSTILVKPGDKVKKGQEILRLNATVIEAQLAQAEAQALNEGRLKSAEAEYQISKQRLTILETLRNSGSTNQAEWDKAKATVAVAEGQYKAAQEESENLKHQAATIRAQFEQRILRSPIDGIVTEITRDAGEAVEARRADTPDYVAKIVDLSQLIARVHMPARLTEPLRLGQKLKLALDSSDGTLLEGAIRFISPTVDAATGLSEVHLLFNNPDQKIRSGIPGTLLVPGL from the coding sequence ATGAAATCCTTCACTCAAACTCCAGGTCCCGCCTTGATCGCGGTTGCGCTCAGCCTCATTGCGATGGCGGCGGGAGGCACCCAGGCAGCAGACAGCCAGGTGCTCACCTTCCTGCGCCCCATCCATGAGATCAACCTGGCCTCTGCCGAGAGCGGCGTGGTCAGCACGATCCTGGTGAAACCCGGCGACAAGGTGAAGAAGGGCCAGGAAATCCTCCGGCTGAACGCGACGGTGATCGAGGCCCAACTTGCCCAGGCAGAGGCCCAAGCCCTCAATGAAGGACGGCTCAAGTCCGCCGAGGCGGAGTACCAGATCTCCAAACAGCGCCTCACCATCCTGGAGACTCTCAGGAACAGCGGCAGCACCAATCAGGCGGAGTGGGACAAGGCCAAGGCCACCGTGGCCGTCGCCGAGGGCCAGTACAAAGCCGCTCAAGAAGAAAGCGAGAACCTGAAGCACCAGGCCGCGACCATTCGCGCCCAGTTCGAGCAGCGCATCCTGCGCAGCCCCATCGACGGCATCGTCACCGAGATCACCCGCGATGCTGGCGAGGCCGTGGAAGCACGCCGGGCCGACACTCCTGACTACGTGGCAAAGATCGTGGACCTCTCCCAGCTCATCGCCCGCGTCCACATGCCGGCCCGCCTCACCGAACCTCTCCGGCTGGGCCAGAAGCTCAAGCTCGCACTCGACTCCTCCGACGGCACCCTCCTCGAGGGTGCCATCCGCTTCATTTCCCCCACCGTGGACGCCGCCACCGGCCTCTCCGAGGTCCATCTTCTCTTCAACAATCCGGACCAAAAAATCCGCAGCGGCATCCCCGGGACGCTCCTGGTGCCCGGGCTGTGA
- a CDS encoding GspE/PulE family protein, translated as MISFLPNPRPVEPRLAPQYHAYLGSHPPVADEPRTQERATALLADAVQWRASDVHIEPASEQTRIRFRIDGVLHDVAEVPNFSGHRLVAYFKIQSQINATAIATPEHGHCRMAAGGTVLELRTTVAPTVNGEMIGIRLLDTQRPLLRLDDLGMKEEDQRHLRTWLEGMQGMLLVCGPVGTGKTSTLYALLHELQKEPRSIVTVEDPVECNLDGITQIEVHVKRGMTFPEAMRAMLRLDPDYLLVGEIRDSESAHVAITAAGSGQTLLSTLHARDAVGAVTTLRNYGLQLWEVAAAIELCVSQRLVRRLCTKCRSGGPPGDEAAHWYGELGLPVPEQIFSSVGCDACGGTGYQGRLGIFEVWRIDAEAREMILRGADDLQLTRHAMAQGMQPLLSDALAKASAGLTSFAEVRILAAEVRRTTGGLALRP; from the coding sequence ATGATATCGTTCCTGCCCAACCCCCGGCCAGTGGAACCGAGACTGGCACCCCAGTATCACGCCTATCTTGGCAGTCATCCGCCAGTCGCTGACGAACCCCGCACGCAGGAACGCGCCACCGCACTTCTCGCGGATGCGGTTCAATGGAGAGCCTCGGATGTGCATATTGAGCCTGCCTCTGAACAGACAAGAATTCGATTCCGCATCGACGGTGTGCTGCATGATGTGGCGGAGGTCCCAAATTTTTCCGGCCATCGGTTGGTCGCCTATTTCAAGATCCAGTCACAGATCAATGCAACCGCCATCGCAACGCCCGAACACGGTCACTGCCGGATGGCTGCTGGAGGCACCGTGCTGGAGTTGAGGACTACTGTTGCACCTACGGTCAATGGTGAGATGATCGGCATCCGCCTTCTGGACACACAGCGCCCCCTGCTGCGGCTGGATGATTTGGGAATGAAGGAGGAGGACCAACGCCATCTGCGGACCTGGCTCGAAGGCATGCAGGGGATGCTGCTGGTGTGTGGTCCGGTGGGAACTGGAAAGACCTCCACTCTCTACGCCTTGCTGCACGAATTGCAGAAGGAACCCCGCAGCATCGTGACCGTGGAGGATCCAGTCGAGTGCAATCTGGACGGCATCACCCAGATTGAAGTGCATGTGAAACGTGGCATGACTTTCCCAGAAGCCATGCGGGCGATGTTGCGTCTCGATCCCGACTATCTGCTGGTGGGGGAGATACGTGATTCCGAAAGCGCCCATGTGGCAATCACCGCCGCAGGGAGCGGGCAAACTTTGCTTTCCACCCTTCATGCCCGCGATGCCGTTGGAGCCGTCACCACCCTGCGCAACTACGGGCTGCAGCTCTGGGAAGTGGCAGCGGCCATTGAGCTGTGTGTCTCACAGAGACTGGTGAGGCGGCTGTGCACAAAATGCCGTTCGGGAGGCCCCCCCGGAGACGAAGCTGCCCACTGGTATGGAGAGCTCGGGCTCCCAGTTCCGGAACAAATCTTCTCCAGTGTGGGTTGTGATGCATGCGGTGGCACGGGCTACCAGGGGAGGCTGGGCATCTTCGAAGTCTGGCGCATTGATGCGGAAGCCAGGGAGATGATCTTGCGCGGCGCGGATGATCTCCAGCTAACCAGGCATGCGATGGCGCAAGGCATGCAACCGCTACTGAGCGATGCCCTGGCCAAGGCCTCTGCTGGACTGACGAGCTTTGCCGAAGTGCGGATTCTGGCAGCCGAAGTGCGCCGTACCACTGGAGGCCTCGCCCTCAGACCGTAG